From one Colletotrichum destructivum chromosome 3, complete sequence genomic stretch:
- a CDS encoding Putative carboxylesterase, type B, carboxylesterase type B, active, alpha/Beta hydrolase: MRAQNVLLISVGASATAPPTATISSGLVQGASTILPSAASTVNRFLGIPYAISPRRFSLPEPPAPWSEPSNATAFGPACLQSFGISELGPRPELLQELFNNPPPPESEDCLSINVFAPASPSASAGLAVLVFIPGGGWQLGHGRSDLSAFAAYENIISVTLNYRTNVFGFPSSPDIPLSERNLGLHDQRLALSWIQENIASFGGDPSKVTIWGESAGSLSVDNHLKAYADDPSPPFRAAVMSSGQTSFGLLAIPSAAGDEAWVGLSAAAGCGNATDGVQCMRDASAETLLSAMRDHRISFTPQVDNLTVPGRPGELWKNGQVAKVPILTGTVAEEGRGLVNDRVNMTAFLDAYLPPLLVPEEARDAIVSVYRSDPKLASDFDVAAAIYTDFLWSCPQSILAATAASNNISTWRYHFNSSVLNLLPDEYAWLGKFHGSDLILLFSDPETTPFTPQSYAVYEYFRGAIARFVKNPFAGPGWPAVGSAYAPLDTAVLGDVGNVPGVMALADVTAVDQRCRLYEEFWPLLEVGSSSAPE, encoded by the exons ATGAGGGCCCAGAACGTACTGTTGATCTCCGTCGGCGCGTCCGCTACCGCTCCACCAACAGCCACGATATCCTCAGGCTTGGTCCAGGGAGCCTCCACAATCCTGCCCAGCGCAGCATCGACGGTGAACAGGTTCCTGGGAATCCCCTACGCCATTTCGCCTCGtcgcttctctctccccgaACCACCGGCGCCGTGGTCAGAACCGTCTAATGCAACAGCCTTTGGCCCTGCGTGTCTCCAGAGTTTCGGTATCAGTG AACTTGGCCCCAGACCCGAACTGCTTCAAGAACTCTTCAACAACCCTCCGCCGCCTGAGAGCGAAGACTGTCTGAGCATCAACGTCTTTGCCCCGGCAAgcccctccgcctccgccggcctcgccgttcTGGTCTTCATCCCCGGCGGGGGCTGGCAGCTGGGCCACGGCAGATCGGACCTCTCCGCCTTCGCAGCATACGAGAACATCATCTCCGTGACCTTGAACTACCGCACAAACG TCTTCGGTTTCCCTTCGTCTCCCGACATCCCACTCTCCGAGCGCAATCTGGGCCTCCACGACCAGCGCCTCGCTCTCTCATGGATCCAGGAAAACATTGCCTCCTTCGGCGGGGACCCGTCAAAAGTCACCATTTGGGGCGAGTCCGCTGGGTCTCTCTCCGTAGACAACCACCTGAAAGCCTACGCCGACGacccctcgccgccgttccGCGCGGCGGTCATGTCGAGCGGGCAGACGAGCTTCGGGCTCCTGGCCATtccctccgccgccggcgacgaggcgtGGGTGGGCCTatctgcggcggcggggtgcGGCAACGCAACGGACGGGGTTCAGTGCATGAGAGACGCGTCCGCGGAGACGCTGCTTTCTGCCATGCGCGACCATCGAATCTCGTTCACGCCACAGGTTGACAACCTGACCGTCCCCGGACGGCCCGGAGAGCTCTGGAAGAACGGGCAGGTCGCCAAAGTCCCGATCCTGACGGGGACtgtggcggaggagggacggGGCTTGGTCAACGACCGAGTCAACATGACGGCGTTCCTGGACGCCTACCTCCCGCCTCTCCTCGTTCCAGAAGAGGCTCGCGACGCGATTGTGTCCGTCTACCGTTCCGACCCGAAGCTCGCCTCCGACTTTGACGTTGCCGCGGCCATCTACACGGACTTTCTCTGGTCCTGT CCCCAATCCATCCTGGCcgcgacggcagcgtcgaACAACATCTCAACATGGCGCTACCACTTCAATTCCTCGGTCCTCAATCTCTTACCCGACGAGTACGCCTGGCTGGGGAAGTTCCACGGCTCGGACCTCATCCTCCTTTTCTCCGACCCCGAGACCACGCCCTTCACGCCTCAGTCGTACGCGGTGTACGAGTATTTCAGAGGGGCCATTGCACGGTTCGTCAAGAACCCCTTTGCCGGGCCGGGCTGGCCGGCCGTAGGGTCGGCGTATGCCCCGCTTGACACCGCGGTCTTGGGAGACGTGGGGAATGTTCCTGGCGTGATGGCACTGGCTGATGTCACCGCTGTTGATCAGAGATGCAGGTTGTATGAAGAGTTCTGGCCGTTGCTAGAGGTTGGTTCCAGCTCAGCGCCTGAGTAG
- a CDS encoding Putative thymidylate kinase, P-loop containing nucleoside triphosphate hydrolase encodes MASINDLATAAIATSAAAGSGPAGEDQPPVATPPAGVVRGAFIVLEGLDRSGKTTQVKLLEQRFVELGKKVKVMRFPDRTTPIGQMIDAYLKSSVEMEDHVIHLLFSANRWEAVKNIQALLASGTTVICDRYYHSGIVYSAAKQNPRLTLHWARQPELGLPRPDLVLFLDLEEAVARERGGWGGEVYEKAEFQRRVRELFWGLSLGRVGPDGGLGDEGRVDREFRQEEEDLVVVDAGASVEEVAEEIWRKVGPRVEGVEKGEVGSAVRVVS; translated from the exons ATGGCATCGATCAACGACCTGGCTACGGCCGCCATAGCGActtcggccgccgccggcagcggACCGGCCGGAGAGGACCAGCCCCCCGTcgccacgccgcccgccggcgtcgtccgcggcgccttcatcgtACTCGAAGGTCTAGACCGGAGCGGCAAGACGACGCAGGTGAAGCTGCTCGAGCAGCGGTTCGTCGAGCTGGGgaagaaggtcaaggtcaTGCGCTTTCCGG ACAGAACAACGCCCATTGGCCAAATGATTGACGCCTACCTCAAGAGCTCGGTTGAGATGGAAGACCACGTCATCCACCTGCTCTTCAGCGCCAACAGATGGGAAGCAGT CAAAAACATCCAAGCTCTACTCGCCTCCGGCACGACGGTCATCTGCGACAGGTACTACCACTCGGGCATCGTCTACTCGGCCGCCAAGCAGAACCCGCGCCTGACCCTGCACTGGGCGCGCCAGCCCGAGCTCGGACTGCCGCGGCCCGACCTCGTGCttttcctcgacctcgaggaggccgtcgcccgcgagcgcggcggctggggcggcGAGGTGTACGAGAAAGCTGAGTTCCAGCGCCGCGTACGCGAGCTGTTCTGGGGCCTGAGCTTGGGCCGCGTCGGGccggacggcggcctgggcgacgaggggcgCGTCGACCGCGAGTTCcggcaggaggaggaggatctggtcgtcgtcgacgctggCGCgagcgtcgaggaggtcgccgaggagatcTGGAGGAAGGTCGGGCCGAgggtcgagggcgtcgagaagggcgaggtcgGGAGTGCCGTGAGGGTTGTGTCGTGA